The following proteins are encoded in a genomic region of Zea mays cultivar B73 chromosome 9, Zm-B73-REFERENCE-NAM-5.0, whole genome shotgun sequence:
- the LOC100275385 gene encoding E3 ubiquitin-protein ligase GW2-like produces MGNQVGGRRRRRPPVDERYTRPQGLYPHPDIDLRKLRRLILEAKLAPCHPGADDARADLDECPICFLFYPSLNRSKCCAKGICTECFLQMKSPTSCKPTQCPYCKTLNYAVEYRGVKTKEEKGIEQLEEQRVIEAQIRMRQQEVQDDAERMKNKRTATLGDVVASAQVDSCNTDGASTAVANSPRGNDVLSSEVQHSELISRNSEAFKQMRGNNFEVDLEEVMLMEAIWLSIQDQEALGNPGCVSTTPSSIPSRPFDDGDMTTTAEAASSGGFACAVAALAEQQHMHGESSSASPCQTIRFGTLSRPDRSTTQDLSVAGSSSSDSRVEEPPTSNTHRTIEAAEYSNSNVQWSEVAEAGTSIAESDGTVEAGVDNSSTSAGSNIDSVSVPDSFEEQMMLAMALSLVDARARAGSPGLAWR; encoded by the exons ATGGGGAACCAGGTCGGGggccgacggcggcggcggccgccggTGGACGAGCGCTACACGCGCCCGCAGGGGCTGTACCCGCACCCGGACATCGACCTCAGGAAGCTCCGCCGCctcatcctcgaggccaagctcgCGCCCTGCCACCCTGGCGCCGACGACGCGCGCGCCGACCTCGACGAGTGCCCCATCTGCTTCCTG TTCTACCCCAGCCTCAACCGCTCCAAGTGCTGCGCCAAGGGAATTTGCACGG AGTGCTTCCTCCAGATGAAGTCGCCCACCTCGTGCAAACCGACGCA GTGTCCGTATTGCAAGACGCTGAATTACGCAGTGGAGTACCGGGGCGTGAAGACCAAGGAGGAGAAGGGCATAGAGCAGCTT GAGGAGCAGAGGGTGATCGAGGCGCAGATCAGGATGCGGCAGCAGGAGGTACAGGACGATGCAGAGCGGATGAAGAACAAGCGGACTGCAACTTTGGGTGACGTAGTAGCATCAGCACAGGTCGATTCTTGCAATACCGATGGTGCATCAACTGCAG TTGCAAACAGTCCACGAGGCAACGATGTTCTCTCGTCCGAAGTGCAGCATTCTGAGTTGATATCGAGGAATTCTGAAGCCTTCAAACAGATGCG GGGCAATAATTTTGAGGTGGATCTTGAAGAAGTAATGCTTATGGAGGCAATTTGGCTCTCTATACAA GATCAAGAAGCTTTGGGAAATCCAGGATGTGTTAGCACTACACCGTCATCAATTCCTTCAAGGCCTTTTGATGATGGTGATATGACAACGACCGCTGAAGCAGCTTCTTCTGGTGGATTTGCTTGTGCAGTCGCAGCTTTAGCTGAACAGCAGCATATGCATGGAGAGTCTTCTAGCGCATCACCTTGCCAAACAATAAGGTTTGGCACCCTTAGCAGACCAGACAGATCCACTACACAGGATCTGAGTGTAGCTGGGAGCAGTTCTTCGGACTCCAGAGTTGAGGAACCACCAACCAGCAATACACACCGAACAATAGAGGCTGCAGAGTATTCTAATTCTAATGTCCAGTGGTCCGAGGTGGCCGAGGCTGGGACCAGTATTGCTGAATCTGATGGTACAGTGGAGGCTGGTGTTGACAATTCATCCACTTCGGCTGGGTCCAACATTGATTCTGTTAGTGTTCCTGATAGCTTCGAGGAGCAGATGATGCTGGCCATGGCTCTCTCGTTGGTCGATGCCCGTGCTAGAGCAGGTTCTCCGGGGTTAGCTTGGCGGTAG